One window from the genome of Spirosoma rhododendri encodes:
- a CDS encoding response regulator transcription factor, whose amino-acid sequence MPTILLVEDDPNLGQLVQEFLTLKGFDTDRVTDGNQGLQQFMAGQYDLCIFDVMMPKKDGFTLAKEVRMAGRDVPIIFLTAKSMQEDTIQGFRAGADDYITKPFSMEELLLRIQAILRRYQRSGDTPGDPSTYQIGSFSFDYPHQLLTHNGTPQKLTSKESELLKLLAQNLNQPVSRSFALKMVWGDDSYFNARSMDVYITKLRKYLKEDATVQLVNVHGEGFKLIV is encoded by the coding sequence ATGCCTACCATTCTCCTTGTTGAAGACGACCCCAACCTGGGCCAGCTGGTGCAGGAATTTCTGACGCTGAAAGGCTTCGATACCGACCGCGTGACCGACGGGAATCAGGGCTTGCAGCAGTTCATGGCTGGTCAGTACGACCTCTGTATTTTCGACGTGATGATGCCCAAGAAAGACGGCTTTACACTGGCGAAGGAAGTCCGTATGGCCGGTCGCGATGTGCCGATTATTTTCCTGACCGCCAAGTCGATGCAGGAGGATACCATTCAGGGATTTCGCGCCGGGGCCGACGACTACATCACCAAGCCGTTCAGCATGGAAGAACTGCTGCTGCGGATTCAGGCCATTCTCCGGCGTTACCAGCGTTCGGGCGACACCCCCGGCGACCCGTCGACTTATCAGATCGGCAGCTTCTCGTTCGACTACCCGCACCAGTTGCTGACCCACAACGGCACCCCGCAGAAACTAACCAGTAAGGAATCGGAGTTACTAAAACTACTGGCGCAGAACCTCAATCAGCCCGTCAGCCGTAGCTTTGCGCTGAAAATGGTCTGGGGCGACGATTCGTATTTCAACGCCCGGAGCATGGACGTGTACATCACCAAACTCCGTAAATACCTCAAAGAGGACGCCACCGTTCAACTGGTCAACGTCCACGGCGAAGGTTTCAAACTTATTGTCTAG